From Arachis hypogaea cultivar Tifrunner chromosome 3, arahy.Tifrunner.gnm2.J5K5, whole genome shotgun sequence:
ctcctccttttttattatttttcaattttgttaccGTCGTCACCAacaactcctcctcctcctcctcatcctaTTGAAATTTCgtctcctccttccttttcatcattctcctccatcatcatcatcatcatcatcattatcttatTCTAATACGTATTGTCGTTATCGTTATCATCAATTTTTTGCCATATTGATGATATTGTCTGATAAAAAATTGATTTGGATATATATTTGTTCAAAATTGACttgtttctgaatttgaatttatataatggacaattttcggatcatttagtattatacaatggtttcattttgataatattttcggttcattcgAGACGCAGTTGTTTCTGAATTCGAATTTATGTAATGGACAATTTTcagttcatttggtattatacaacggtttcgttttgataatattttcggtttATTCGAGACGCAAGTATTtctgaattcgaatttatataatggacagtTTTCGGTttatttggtattatacaatggtttcgctctgataatattttcgatttcgaaattatttaataatgtcATCACAGAGAACTAGAATCAATAAAGATGTTAACAAAatattggtgttgttggtgatgacaaTAATGATAATGGACgaggaagaaaaaaaaggaaagagaagatcaaagaaatttaaataaaaaaagaaacaggaggaggaggagatggaTGTGGTAATATGTGGGTGGTGACTAGGGGTGGCAGGCAGGGAAgtccgcctagtgaggcggtcccagaATCCTACCCCGCCCTGCCTAATGGCAGGCTGGCGGACtaatctcttttttttaataatatttataagggCATAAAACAACCTTTTCTGTTtaaatcaacataaaagtaaatgttaaatataaatagtctccaaaataaataaacataatccaaaatacaaaaatataattataaatagtctcaaaagcaaaataaatataattcaaaatccaaaaacataattataaatagcctccaaagcaaaataaacataattcgaAACACTTagttttcatcttcatcttcatgtaAGTCAATAATATCATTGGAACCAATTCCTGAAGAATAACCTTCTCCTTTTGCAATATCTTCCTCAGCTAAATCTtcctctaaaaaaaataaataaatatattagaaaaataatacataataatgaatAACATCACTCAAGTATGtatgttataaatataattataccaTAATCATCATATCCACGTATTCAATTTCAAGTGCAAATCACAACTTCAACATTATCTGACAATAAACGACTTCTATACTTATTCAAAACATGAGAACCCAGAACCAGCTCCAGCAATAACAAGATTACTCACAGTTCCAGAATTCATATTTTCTGAAATAAAAGTAAATGTTAATTGTTAAACTAGGTATCAACCATTATAATTTAGTCAACACTCAAAACCATTTAGTCAACACAGCAAATCTGCATTAAATTTAACCAACActcaaaatcatttaaaaaaaagcaTCAACAATTCTGATTTAATCAAAACTCAACCATTatcaaataaaatgaaaacagcaAACAATATATGAATCTGCATTAGATTTAATCAAAACTCAACCATtatcaaacaacacaaaacacaaCAAACAAACCTAAATCTCTGATCTAAAATCTAAGCCAGAAAACTAACATACCAGACGAGCAGTGACGAGCTGATGACCAGGACAGAGAAGACGAGGAGCAGCGGCGATAAGGACAGATGAGCAGACCCAGAGAGCAAGAGGACAGACGAGCATACCCAGAGAGCGAGAAGACAGGACCCAGGAGCCCAAGACCAGCGACGACGATGGCTAGACGGAGCAGCAGCGGTGGCTAGAACCCAGGAGGATCGAAGAGTGACGGTGACGAAGAGCACCACAACTGCTAGGTGTGACTTTGCTATCTATGCAAGACTGTGAGCGTGAGGACGAAAGTGCGAGCGTGATGAGTAAGGACGTACTGCGACGACGCCAAACGCAATACGGTTGGGAGCGGTCAGCGGCGGAAGAGTGGAGAAGCTGAAGCTCTGTGTTGTTTGAGAGTGGGAAGGAGTGAGAGTGATAATAGCCGAGTGGTGAGGACTAAAGAGGTTTCAATTAGGATTTAGGGCGGGGTAAGGTTTCATTGGGCGCAGGTCGGGTTGTATGGAAGTTGGGTTCTGGACTTTTGGCAAAAAAATATGCTCagccttttataaaaaaaaattgctcAGCTCGCCGGGGAAGCTTGTCCCACCCCGCCAAAATCCACGGTTTAAGCGATGTGAGTTAGGTGGGTTTTTGTTATTCGGCGGTCTCAATTTTTTAGTCCGACCCACCTTTTTAACAAGTTATGCGAACTAGCACGGCAGGTTTAGGCTCATTTACCACCTCTAGTGGTGATAAtgacaataataaaaagaaaataaaaaaaagaagaaaaagaaagaggagaagaaagaaatagaagacGATGTTTTACACAGCATAAATTAAAtgacttaattatttaattgcaTAAATCACTTGAATGTACAGCGAAACtccaatgataataataaaaggaAGGTAGAAGGCAATTAGTGGTGAATTGTTCTTCTTTAATTTGTTACCCTATCCCAAGGAACAAATttttataactttagaattctAGATAATTATGCATGAAATAATTAAGCATACCCTTAAAACATGGAAAAAAAGTATGAAAGAAAAtgacaaaggaaaataaaaacatattagtgcAATTaagtatatttaaatattattttttattctatttttataaaaaaataaaaataaaaaataaaatttataaataattgatATCATAAAGTgagtatttaaattaattaaataataataaattatttaaaataagagacataattaattaaagaataaaataatatattattaaatttaaaggcTAATCAAAAGGGTGACAATATTCCctaccttttatatatatatatatatatatatataaatattcaaGTGGATGTTGAACTAAAAATCTCTCACTAAATCTAAAAGATTCTTATAATAATGTTGCATATTTTTAGTAACTTGAGAATTAAAAATGGATAGAATTAGGAGTGAGATATTCTCAACTCACGAATATAAtataattgaatttatataaaaCTTTTAACCTGCAAATAAAGTTATAGAATTGAATCTAatccctaccctaccctactcaTTGTTATCCTTAATCAGACCTCAAATGTAGTATTCAAAATTTAGAATACATCAATACGGCACACACAATCAGCTGCaaatatacacaaaaaaaaaaaaattcaagagcAAAATGAAAAATGTTAATGCTATGCTTTCAGCCTTTCATGCTTTCATACATCATACATCACACATCAAAGGCAGCTAAAAAACCAAACCAGAAAAGAGTGACACTGGTGTGTATATTGGCcacttaataattttttatcatttatatatatatatataaaatattcataTCCAAGTTGCTTAATCAAAATATTGAATGCTACATCTTCAATACACCATGATTTGAAGACAGAATGCGATTGATTCCAGCCCAAGAAACCGAAAAGGGTAcactttttcagaaaaaaaaaaaattctcgcAACAAGATTCAGTGACCAACTTCGGAACCAAAAAGTGAAAAACTTGGTCCAAAACAAAATGTAAAAAATGGGGAGAATTAAGGTGAAAAAATTTCCGGAGAACCTGATTTCTACAGAAAAATGTTATACATCAGTTCATCAATGATCTGATATAAGAATTAAGACAAGATTCTAATTAAAATCTTGATCCCACAAGACCACGGACCAAAACAAGACTCTGAATTTGGCAATAATTACATTAACTTGCCACACTCACTTTTTTCCTTTCTCCGCAATaaaatacacacaaaaaaaaCACAACACATTCGTTTGGGCCTTGAAAACAGAGAAACCCTTTTCCGTTCCCCAGCGCCCTGTGCAGAAAAGACGGGATTTTTCTCTCCCTCTGCTTAGGTTTCACTTTTTCCCAGAAAATTTTCCCGAGAAAAATCTCAAttctgtttttctttaaaaaaattccaACTTTCATGGGAAAAAAATCAGCTGCGGCCACCGGGGAGGAGGAGGATGTTCCGCCGGACAACCTGAGGTGCGGGAGGACGGACGGGCGGCAATGGCGGTGCCGGCGGAGAGTGAAGGATAATCTGAAGCTGTGCGAGGTTCACTACCTTCAAGGTCGCCATCGCCAGTACAAGGAGAAGGTCCCTGAGTCCCTCAAGCTTCAGAGGAATAAGCGTAAGAGCCactctcctccttcttctcctccttcttctcctgCCAACAATGTCGAAATTAGGGCACGCAAGGATTCCAAGATTGCTCTTCTCGCCAAAAAGAAGCGCAAGCTTTCCGATGGTACTTCAGAGGCATTGGTCGttcagaagaagaataagaacaagaaaaggaaaaacaaaaacaagggGTTGCGGAGTGGTGATGATAAGCATTTGGAGCTTATAAGGATGGTCTTGACGAGAGAGGttgagaaaaggaagaagaggaacaagaagaatgacgatgatgaagaagatgaagagtgcAGCGAAGGAGGAGAGTTGCGGAGAGAATTGCCGAATGGAGTGATGGCTATCTCTACAGCTTCAACCGCCAATGGTTTCAATGGCAATGTGGGTTCCCATTTTGATGTAAAAGTGGCTGCTGATTCTAATTCCAAAGCGTTCGCCGTCACGCCGCGTTACTTCAGGTCCAAGAATGTTGATAGAGTCCCTGTTGGCAGGTTGCAGGTTGGTGGGTTCGTTAGTTattactcttcttttttttttttttttctgtgggTTTAGCAGAAGCTGCTAAGttttactctctttttttttcccctGTGATTTGTTGATATTTGTTTTTTCAGGTTGTGCAGTATGGACAGGGCTTGAAGAAGAAGGGAAAGGGTAAGAAGAAGAGGTGTCATTGGTGCCAGAAGAGTAATTCTCAGAATCTTATCAAGTGTTCTAGCTGTAACAAGGAGTTCTTCTGCATGGATTGCATAAAACAGCGGTCTGTCATTGTTGCATTCATTTACACTGCCCCAATGTTCAATGCTTATATATTAACCAATATGATTTTGTAGTTGAGGATTCAAATATGAGACATTTGCTGATATTTCTTGAAACTAACAGGTATTTTGGCACTGAGAATGAAGTTAAGAAGGCATGCCCTGTTTGTAGAGGAACTTGCACTTGTAAGGACTGTTTGGCAAGTCAATATAAAGACAGTGAAAGTAAGGTCTGACATCAAAATTGATGCTTTTCTGCTTTACAATGTTGCTTTGGTAGCATATGCTGACAGTTCAGTTAACATGCATTGTCTTAGGAACATTCGGCTGATAAAAGCAGAGTTGGTAGAATATTGCATTTACATTACCTACTCTGTATGCTCCTTCCAGTACTGAAACAAATAAGTGAATATCAGGATACTCAGCTAGAAACTGAAGCAAGAATTAAAGGTAAATATTATTGTTCTTCGAATTTCGTTTGCTAATATAGTAGTGTTATCTGagatgcatttttatgttggacAGGGATAGAAGCTTCTGATATTCACATCAGGCAGGTTGAATTTGGCTTCAATGAGAAAAATTTCTGGTAAACTCTATTCTGAGTGCTATTTAGAAAAGTCAAAAGTTTCTCTGGTGCTCGATGCTAACTAATTTATTACTTGACTCAGCAATCACTGCAAAACTCCCATTTTGGATCTCAATAGAAGCTGCCCTAGTTGCTTATATAGCCTTTGCTTAAATTGTTTTCAAGAATTAAGTCAGGGAAGCATTTCTGGAGAATCAATGTTGAAGCTACCGATTAAAACAAAAACTTGCGCTGCCCGTGAGAAAGAAAATGCGGATGAGAAGGCCATTTCTAGTTGCAATATAACTCATTGTAATGGCACTGACAATGTATCATTTCCATCTACAGAACTTGGTGGTTGTGGTCATAGCCACCGTGATTTGAGATATATTTTTCCCTCTAGTTTGATCAAAGAGATGGAACTAAAGGCAGAAGAAATCATTTGCAGTTATGAATTGCCAGAAACACCAGACAAAAGTTCAAAATGCTCAATGTGTTCTGACACAGATCACAAAACTAAAAGACATAAGCAGTTGCAAGAAGCAGCTTTAAGAGGGGATTCAAATGATAATTGCTTGTTTAACCCCACAGTTTCGGACATCAATGGTGATAATTTTGAACACTTTCAAAAACACTGGGGAAAAGGCCATCCCGTAGTGGTGCAAGATGTTCTTCGAAAGACATCAAACCTCAGCTGGGATCCACTGATCATGTTCTGTAGTTATCTTGAGCGGAGCATTACAAGATACGAGAGTGATAAGGACTTACTTGAATCTTGTTTGGATTGGTGTGAGGTTAGTGTATCAGTTATTGTTTTTTGTTATTATACTTTTTAAATTGAATTGTTAATTGATAATCTTGGTTGGCCATAAAATCGTACTGCATTCTTGCAGtaatattttattcatttaaacATATTTATAAACACATACCAATTTTAGTTTATAGGTTTTTGTTGTACTTCACAAGTATATGCATGGGCATACATACAAACTGGATGTTTAATCTATTTCCCTGTTCTTTATAACAATGATAGTAAGTTTAGCACTCTATCTCTGTGGCAGGTGGAAATTAACATTAGGCAGTCTTTTAGCGGGTCTCTCAAATGTCGTCCTTGCGAAAACACTTGCCATGAGATGCTGAAATTAAAGGGGTTGTTGTCTTCCCAACTTTTCAAAGAGCAATTTCCAGGTCATTTTTCTGAAGTAATTGATGCTCTACCAATTCAAGAATACATGAATCCTATGTCTGGTCTTCTGAATTTGGCAGCAAGTTTGCCACTTCAGAGTACTAAACACGACATTGGACCATACGTGCATATTTCATATGGCTGTGCCGACAAGGAAGCTGATTCTGTGACTAAACTCTGCTATGATTCATATGATGtggtatgcttccttccttgttaTGTTGCATTTGATTTCTTCTCAAGTATATTCAGAGTAATACAGTTCTTCGCTTTTAAGTCTTTTTACTTTCTGCATTGAAACTCTAGCAGCTTTAAGTAATTTAAAATCTTACAGAATTAGGTTGCTTCCTGTGGTGAAGCCCAAAATCCTACAACTACTTTTGGGTTTTTGATGGTTCATGTTTATATTGAACCCCAGTACTCAATCATGCTCATACCTAGAAATTATGAGTTGCAATTGTTTCCTTTCCTCTAAGCAACAAATTGACATGAAAATTCACTGAACAAGTTTATGCCAAAGCTTCGTGTTGAATAGCAGTGATCTGTTCTGCACTTTGTGGGAAAAAGGATCGTGTAGTGTGTAGAATGATGCATTGACGGTTTATCCTTATCCATTTCATTAGCCATTTGATTTGTAATTCCAGGTTAATATTATGGCACATACCACGGATGTTCCCCTATCTACAGAGCAGCTTTCAAAAATTCGACGACTACTGAAAAAGCATAAAGCTTTGTGTCGAAGGGATTCTTCTAAAATTACTGCTGAACAACAacaggaagagaaagtaaaagaaACGTTACCACCACATGTTGAAGAAGTGGAACAAAAAGGTTCACAGCGAGTGGCCAAAGAAGTTGACTTTTTAAGGAGAGTCAATAGAACATCCTTTGTCTCAACTCACACTGAAAAAGCAACTACTGGAAGTATAGAGAACAGCTTTTCCCAGGATAGAGAATGTGATTTATCTGATTCCGATTCGGAACCCACAGTTCTCCATGGGTTGTCTACAGGCCGTAATCCAAGAAATCTGTTTGAAAGCTCGAAAGATAAAAATAAGTTATCTGCTGAGCATTCTGGGGCCCAATGGGATGTATTCCGCAGACAAGACGTTCCAAAGCTCATGGAATACCTTATAAGACATTGTGATGAATTTACTCATAACTATGACAATGACAAAGTGGTAAGTTCAAACAAAGACAACTCTTGAGGATTTTGTTTGAACCGGTGGTTATTGATTGACATTTTTTTGCAGATGGTTCATCCAATTCTAGATCAGAGCATTTTTCTTgacaaaaatcacaaaataaggcttaaaGAGGAGTTTCGTAAGTACACATGCTTCTGTGTTTCATGATCTGTTACAATTGCAGGCAACTCTATTTACACAATCGTCCTTGTTACCAGAGGTTGAACCATGGACATTCAAGCAACATGTTGGAGAAGCCGTTGTCATTCCCGCTGGATGTCCATACCAGATCAGAAATCCTAAGGTTTTGCATTAGCATAAtgactctttctctctcttcctaaACTTTAGGAATGTATGAAAAAAAATGTCCCATCCTTTTCCCCCCTCTTTTATAATCTACAGTGTTGCGTTCATGTGGTGTTGGAATTTGTGTCACCGGAAAATGTCTCCGAGTGTATCCAGCTGATTGATGAGGTCCGACTGCTGCCGGCAGACCATAAAGCCAAAGTAGaaactttgcaggtatattttattttgtaaaccaGCTCCTGCTTTCTGCTATTGTTGTAAGCATGGAATTGACAAGGGCCTCTTGAAACAGGTAAAGAAAATGGTGCTTCATAGCATGAATACAGCAATTAAGGAAATGCATGAGCTTACAAACAAGCCAGCCAAAACATGATTGCACCAActatcttccatttttgtatagaTTATTTTTCCCCAGTAAAAAATCATAAAAGTAGCTCCTAGAAAAAGGTTCTCTAATTAAATTGATTAGTTTCTTCAGTGTAACCATTTTTTGATTGCTTTGACATCTATCTCTGCCCTACCCGAGTTTGAAATAATCCTTGATGGTCTGTGTATATATTTTGCTTAGTGGTTAAATtcaagagaattttcgaaatatTGAGAGAGGAAATTTCTTAGCTCATTAACTTTTGAAAGTGATTTCGATTTTCGAATGACACTCGGGTttgaatccaaaagaagagttgGTCCGTAGAAACAAAAGTCACGTGCTTCTAAGAAATGTTATTAGGTTCCTAGCGTTAGGAATAAAAGCACTCGTACAgtggaaaagagaataaaagaaaagaacctgTAACTATATAAAGTTGCATAAGCTTAATTATGCAATTTTGTGATTACATGAAAATGAGCGAATGAAATTGTGAGAATTTTAAAGTTAGAAGAAAAGAACGTGATTTAATAGACTATGTGAACAGTGTAATTCTTTGTTTATATAGTGCAAATAGCACTTACCATTTTGCAATTAAATTGTTAGTCATGACCATTAATTTAACCCGAATCTACACATCTACAACTAGCAATCAGGATCATACAGGAAAAGTAAAAAGGGAAGTTCTATGGTGTGGATGGTATTAAATATCCACACCTGTGGATATTATGTGGAGACCTTTTTCATTGAACACGTTTCTGTTGTCCATGTTCACAAGAGAAGCTGATGGGACATCATGTTAGGGAGCAGCAGATATTTGCAGATGTACTGCACGGTCTAGAAAAATTAATAAGTATTATTAGGTGCTAATTATTTTTGGGAAGTTGGGGCTATTGGGCaggttctatttttttttgtgtgtgtgacCATGATTGGATTTTGAACTTGGGTCACCATTTTTTGTGCTACTGTGCAGAAAGAAATTTTATTGTggataaaaaaagtaaaatgtagcattaaaaagaaattgaaaccCATTTAAGAACATTTTACTTCTTAATGTGATACAACAAAGTTGGAATTTATTTCAGCCTCCAATGTCCCAATTTTATCCtctaagattatatatatatactagaccTACCTAGGGGAAAAAAAATCTTCGCAGAAACAAGATTTTCTCTATATATAATCATCAATAACTTTCTTTTCaattttgaataaataataaGTATACTTTTTTTTAGAGTGAacgtatataattatttttgtgtaaAGTTGATATTTATAtagtattaaataatttaacaaatttaactaaattattatataataatttttaattatcaattttacttaaaaataattGTATGCGAGCCATCAACTTCTTTTGACTATGATCATCGCTT
This genomic window contains:
- the LOC112791371 gene encoding lysine-specific demethylase JMJ28, yielding MGKKSAAATGEEEDVPPDNLRCGRTDGRQWRCRRRVKDNLKLCEVHYLQGRHRQYKEKVPESLKLQRNKRKSHSPPSSPPSSPANNVEIRARKDSKIALLAKKKRKLSDGTSEALVVQKKNKNKKRKNKNKGLRSGDDKHLELIRMVLTREVEKRKKRNKKNDDDEEDEECSEGGELRRELPNGVMAISTASTANGFNGNVGSHFDVKVAADSNSKAFAVTPRYFRSKNVDRVPVGRLQVVQYGQGLKKKGKGKKKRCHWCQKSNSQNLIKCSSCNKEFFCMDCIKQRYFGTENEVKKACPVCRGTCTCKDCLASQYKDSESKEHSADKSRVGRILHLHYLLCMLLPVLKQISEYQDTQLETEARIKGIEASDIHIRQVEFGFNEKNFCNHCKTPILDLNRSCPSCLYSLCLNCFQELSQGSISGESMLKLPIKTKTCAAREKENADEKAISSCNITHCNGTDNVSFPSTELGGCGHSHRDLRYIFPSSLIKEMELKAEEIICSYELPETPDKSSKCSMCSDTDHKTKRHKQLQEAALRGDSNDNCLFNPTVSDINGDNFEHFQKHWGKGHPVVVQDVLRKTSNLSWDPLIMFCSYLERSITRYESDKDLLESCLDWCEVEINIRQSFSGSLKCRPCENTCHEMLKLKGLLSSQLFKEQFPGHFSEVIDALPIQEYMNPMSGLLNLAASLPLQSTKHDIGPYVHISYGCADKEADSVTKLCYDSYDVVNIMAHTTDVPLSTEQLSKIRRLLKKHKALCRRDSSKITAEQQQEEKVKETLPPHVEEVEQKGSQRVAKEVDFLRRVNRTSFVSTHTEKATTGSIENSFSQDRECDLSDSDSEPTVLHGLSTGRNPRNLFESSKDKNKLSAEHSGAQWDVFRRQDVPKLMEYLIRHCDEFTHNYDNDKVMVHPILDQSIFLDKNHKIRLKEEFQVEPWTFKQHVGEAVVIPAGCPYQIRNPKCCVHVVLEFVSPENVSECIQLIDEVRLLPADHKAKVETLQVKKMVLHSMNTAIKEMHELTNKPAKT